From the genome of Macrobrachium nipponense isolate FS-2020 chromosome 29, ASM1510439v2, whole genome shotgun sequence, one region includes:
- the LOC135206291 gene encoding uncharacterized protein LOC135206291, translating into MEKLLKPTRLDLDSSSPSAAKEWRHWPKTFNNFIQECGEMAPNKLRTLVNYVSPNVYEYIEECVNYDTAISTSEKLYITAPNEIFTRHLLATRQQKGGETLDEFLRELHKSGKDCNIKAVSAEQYREELIRDAFINGLASPMIRQHLLENKTLDLQAAYDQAYSLCNNHIKNHIFSIYVNKPMT; encoded by the coding sequence ATGGAGAAACTATTGAAGCCTACCCGTCTGGATCTGGACTCCAGCTCCCCTTCTGCAGCAAAGGAATGGCGGCATTGGCCCAAGACGTTTAACAACTTTATTCAAGAATGTGGTGAAATGGCTCCAAATAAACTAAGGACACTCGTGAACTATGTCAGTCCTAATGTGTATGAATACATTGAGGAGTGTGTGAATTATGATACTGCCATTTCCACTTCGGAAAAGTTATATATTACGGCACCTAATGAAATATTCACCAGGCATTTACTTGCTACTCGCCAACAAAAGGGAGGAGAAACTTTGGATGAGTTTTTGAGAGAATTGCATAAATCAGGCAAGGATTGTAATATAAAGGCAGTTAGTGCAGAACAGTACAGAGAAGAGCTGATCAGGGATGCTTTTATAAATGGCTTAGCCTCACCTATGATTCGGCAgcatcttcttgaaaataaaactCTAGACTTACAGGCAGCTTACGACCAGGCTTACTCTTTATGTAATAATCACATTAAGAatcatatattttccatatatgtaaataagcccatgacctaa